The genomic stretch ACGGTCAGGGTCGATGTCCAGCTCGTCCTCTGCGGCGGCGCCTTCGCTGGAGAAGTACTCCCGCATCCACTCGATCTCGATCCGGGCGCTGGTGCCGGGTTCGCGGTCGAGATCGGCCAGCTTGTACGGCCGCTCGTTGTGCGTCATGTTGATCAGGTCGCGCGATGTGAGCGCGCCGTACCGACTGACGACGTAGCCGATCGTGTTGAGTTGCGCCTCGGACAACTCTCGTGGCTCGGGAGCTGGCGCGCCGTACCTCTCTGCGCCGTAGAACTCGGCGACGACGGGGCCATTGTCCCAGGCCTTGACCGTCTCGGTGAATAGGGGCTCCTCGGTTGCTGCCAGGTGGTGGCCCTGGCAGTAGTAGAGGAGCTTCTGGAGCTTCAGTGTTCCGATGCCGGGAAGACGGGCGCGGAGCGCTCGGGCAACGTCGTGAGCTGACACTGCCATGCCCAAACTGTACTGAGACTCCCTAGTAGCCGGACGCCTCGGCGTGTCATCTTCGAACATGTGTGCGATATTGGCATGCGGTGCCGACAAACCGACGAAGAGCCCCCACCCGATGCCGTCGGGGCGGGGTGGGGGGCTCTGTCGTGATGCCCGCCACGGACTGGACGCCGGAGGGCCCTTGAAGCCGCCTTGAGGGACACCCTTCGCCAGCTGGCGGCAACCCCGCTGCGGCAGCTCCCGCCGACGCCAAGTTCACGGGAGAGCCAAGAAGATCAAGAGGACGCGTCTAATGCACTCGCGGTCCGCAGCGCGTGGTCACGGGTCTCTGGAGACTCGTCCGGAGCCTTGACGGCATGGGAACCAGCGGCAGCCCCGAATACCGCGCGCGACGGCGGGAGCGGGAGCGGCAACGGCGTCAGCAAGTCCAGGCAACCAACCCAGAGGCCCGCTCGGGCCCGGCGGCAGCGGACTTGCAGGGTCCCGAACGGAGGACCGCGGCGACCGCCTGCGGATGGTGCGGTGGGCCGATCACTCCGGCGAGCAGGGGGCCGATCCCGAAGTGGTGCTCGGCCACCTGCCGGCACCGCGCCTGGGAGCAGACCAGGGCCGCGGCCTCGGGCCTGTCCGCGGTCGAGC from Blastococcus sp. PRF04-17 encodes the following:
- a CDS encoding Panacea domain-containing protein, with translation MAVSAHDVARALRARLPGIGTLKLQKLLYYCQGHHLAATEEPLFTETVKAWDNGPVVAEFYGAERYGAPAPEPRELSEAQLNTIGYVVSRYGALTSRDLINMTHNERPYKLADLDREPGTSARIEIEWMREYFSSEGAAAEDELDIDPDRLQEMLTKAEERRGQPGQPDSIDRILERIRQLSA